The Micromonospora sediminicola genome contains a region encoding:
- a CDS encoding pseudouridine-5'-phosphate glycosidase yields MTNFHISLGSDVADALRDGRPVVALESTIVSHGLPRPDNLRVAREIEQAVRDAGAVPATIGMVAGELRVGLDDAQLTRLATVDGVSKLSVRDLAPAAATGADGATTVAATSAVAAAAGIGVFATGGLGGVHREAAQTFDESADLVTLARTPIAVVCAGVKSILDVGATLERLETLGVGVVGYHTRRFPGFYLTDAGFDLDWSVESPEQVADVLAARAAQGVHHGGLVVANPLPVDEQLDPALHDRTLAEGLAALAREGITGKAVTPFLLAHFHAATEGASLAVNVRIILRNADLAARIAVAAAKRRPA; encoded by the coding sequence GTGACCAACTTTCACATCAGCCTCGGCAGTGACGTGGCCGACGCCCTGCGCGACGGGCGCCCGGTCGTGGCGCTGGAGAGCACGATCGTCTCGCACGGCCTCCCCCGGCCGGACAACCTGCGTGTGGCGCGCGAGATCGAGCAGGCGGTCCGGGACGCGGGCGCGGTGCCGGCCACCATCGGCATGGTCGCCGGTGAGCTGCGGGTCGGGCTGGACGACGCCCAGCTCACCCGGCTCGCCACCGTCGACGGCGTGAGCAAGCTCTCGGTCCGCGACCTGGCGCCGGCCGCGGCGACCGGCGCGGACGGGGCCACCACGGTGGCGGCCACCAGCGCGGTCGCGGCGGCCGCCGGGATCGGGGTGTTCGCCACCGGCGGGCTCGGCGGCGTGCACCGCGAGGCGGCGCAGACGTTCGACGAGTCGGCGGACCTGGTCACCCTGGCCCGTACGCCGATCGCCGTGGTCTGCGCCGGGGTGAAGTCGATCCTCGACGTGGGCGCGACGCTGGAACGGCTGGAGACGCTCGGGGTGGGCGTGGTGGGCTACCACACCCGCCGCTTCCCCGGGTTCTACCTGACCGACGCCGGGTTCGACCTGGACTGGTCGGTGGAGTCCCCGGAGCAGGTGGCCGACGTGCTGGCCGCCCGCGCGGCGCAGGGCGTGCACCACGGAGGGCTGGTCGTGGCCAACCCGCTGCCGGTCGACGAGCAGCTCGACCCGGCGCTGCACGACCGGACACTGGCCGAGGGCCTGGCCGCGCTGGCCCGCGAGGGGATCACCGGCAAGGCGGTGACGCCGTTCCTGCTGGCCCACTTCCACGCCGCCACCGAGGGCGCCAGCCTGGCGGTGAACGTCCGCATCATCCTGCGCAACGCCGACCTGGCGGCCCGGATCGCGGTCGCCGCCGCGAAGCGTCGCCCGGCATGA
- a CDS encoding carbohydrate kinase family protein, translating to MSGVPRVVVVGDVITDVLAVLSGPLATGSDTAAGIRFSGGGQAANTAAWLAGQGAAVTLVAAVGDDETGRERVAELTRAGVDCVVERHEGYPTGTVIVLTHGGERTMVSQRGANLRLTAGHVDAALAAAPDVGHLHLSAYTLLDVGSRGAGLRALAAARERGLTVSVDAASAAPLRRVGGSFLTWVRDVDLLLVNTDEATVLTGGLDPAAQARALTSVAHRVVVKRGAAGAVWVERGGRVETAPAPGVAVVDVTGAGDAFAAGLLTAWLAGADPRAALARAGDLGALAVTTVGARPTR from the coding sequence ATGAGCGGGGTGCCGCGCGTCGTCGTCGTGGGCGACGTGATCACGGACGTGCTCGCGGTGCTGTCCGGCCCGCTGGCCACCGGCTCGGACACGGCGGCCGGGATCCGCTTCAGCGGCGGCGGCCAGGCGGCCAACACGGCGGCCTGGCTCGCCGGGCAGGGCGCGGCCGTGACGCTGGTCGCCGCCGTCGGCGACGACGAGACCGGCCGGGAGCGGGTGGCCGAGCTGACCCGGGCCGGCGTGGACTGCGTGGTGGAGCGGCACGAGGGCTACCCCACCGGCACCGTCATCGTGCTCACCCACGGCGGCGAGCGGACCATGGTCAGCCAGCGGGGCGCCAACCTGCGTCTGACCGCCGGCCACGTGGACGCGGCCCTGGCGGCGGCGCCCGACGTCGGGCACCTGCACCTGTCCGCGTACACCCTGTTGGACGTCGGGTCGCGCGGAGCGGGCCTGCGCGCGCTGGCCGCGGCCCGCGAGCGCGGGCTGACCGTCAGCGTCGACGCGGCCTCCGCGGCGCCGTTGCGGCGCGTCGGCGGGTCGTTCCTGACCTGGGTACGCGACGTCGACCTGCTGCTGGTCAACACGGATGAGGCGACCGTGCTGACCGGCGGCCTGGATCCGGCGGCCCAGGCGCGGGCGCTGACGTCGGTGGCGCACCGGGTGGTGGTCAAGCGCGGCGCGGCCGGCGCGGTCTGGGTGGAGCGCGGGGGCCGGGTGGAGACGGCGCCGGCGCCCGGGGTGGCCGTGGTGGACGTCACCGGGGCCGGGGACGCGTTCGCCGCCGGTCTGCTCACCGCCTGGCTGGCCGGCGCCGACCCGCGCGCGGCCCTGGCCCGCGCGGGCGACCTCGGCGCGCTGGCCGTGACCACGGTGGGCGCCCGTCCCACCCGCTGA
- a CDS encoding DUF3099 domain-containing protein, which produces MKRQAYQPILITDAPRSQDDQLTSRQKRYVLMMGVRVACLVAGAILVGVKAPLLWLWLPLCGLGMVLIPWLAVLLANDRPPKEEHRLSTRFQQRHRDETPPMALPAEERPHRVIDAEP; this is translated from the coding sequence GTGAAGCGTCAGGCTTACCAGCCGATCCTGATCACCGACGCCCCGCGCAGCCAGGACGACCAGCTCACCAGTCGGCAGAAGCGCTACGTGCTGATGATGGGCGTCCGGGTCGCGTGCCTGGTCGCGGGCGCGATCCTGGTCGGCGTCAAGGCCCCGCTGCTCTGGCTCTGGCTGCCGCTGTGCGGGCTCGGCATGGTGCTCATCCCGTGGCTCGCGGTGCTCCTGGCGAACGACCGCCCGCCCAAGGAGGAGCACCGCCTGTCCACCAGGTTCCAGCAGCGCCACCGCGACGAGACGCCGCCGATGGCGCTCCCGGCCGAGGAGCGCCCGCACAGGGTCATCGACGCCGAACCCTGA